A genomic stretch from Melospiza georgiana isolate bMelGeo1 chromosome 27, bMelGeo1.pri, whole genome shotgun sequence includes:
- the NLRX1 gene encoding NLR family member X1 isoform X3 produces MSRAMQCQGCLPWGRWARLPWCLAGTRGTRSVSVCAAAVPAGGAGRNFLRRILGTSSISLPRGCVRYQGDSQENSAQPSSSHHAQSQLRKVAFSGAIKKHQKSLSAWFSHQPNEERQFGPSFSLDAVHVDPVIRESSLEEILKPSPGLTIQNQLQQPSRKVISLHSLFDVDACGRQVKNVVLYGTVGTGKSTLIKKMVVDWCHGRLPRFQLVIPFSCEDLSHSHAHVSLRRLVTKKYQHLRDVVPVLEASNLSVLFILNGLERLNLDFRLAGTELCCDPNEPVPPSAIVVNLLRKYLLPEASIIVTTRPSAVRRIPGKYVGRYAEICGFSDTNLQKLYFQMRLSQPGCSGEESQERRSAEQENLVEMLSRNLERHNQITAACFLPSYCWLVCTTLHFLYFTRTVPPSQTLTGIYTSFLRLNFSGEVLDSGDPTHISMMKYAAKTVGKLAYEGVMSRKTCFSEEDLRQCFEVEMKTESELNLLEVFRSDVFRFFLSPCVQPGKEHTFVFTIPAMQEYLAALYVVLGEKKTLVQRVGKELSEVLGKVSEDVAVVVNIISKVLPLRFLPVLFNLLKIFPRYFSRVGGKDRDTIAHTMAEELFKEEDYYNDDVLDQINSSILGVEGPMRHPDEAPDDEVFELFPIFMGGILSRRNRAILEQLGCSIKNLAAFEIAKAMKKTVIRKGRRGLPPSELMDYLFFLHEFQNERFTAEAILSLRAVNLSSVKMTPLKCSVLASVMSTTSHEVEELNLTSCNLDSGSLRTLFPVLLRCKALHLQLNSLGSDACKEIRDLLLHDKCAVSSLRLANNPVGEQGARYLAEALAGNRSVTQLSLLHTSLGDPGAEAIAQHLAQNQHLQELNLGYNSLTDAAALRVVEVAKRHETLDKVHLYFNDISEDGKRALDSLRMDRDGVRALVFLTAGTDVSDYWSHILNVVQRNLPFWDRERVRQHLALLLQDLESSRSQTANPWRKAKFLRVESETARAWGSPASTC; encoded by the exons ATGTCCCGGGCcatgcagtgccagggctgcctgccctggggcaggtggGCACGGCTGCCTTGGTGCCTGGCAGGGACAAGGGGGACCCGCAGCGTGTCCGTGTGCGCTGCTGCCGTGCCAG caggtGGTGCCGGCAGGAATTTCCTCAGGAGGATCCTTGGCACAAGCAGCATCTCCTTGCCCAG gggctgtgttCGCTACCAGGGAGACTCCCAGGAgaactctgcccagcccagctcctctcaCCATGCTCAGTCCCAGCTGAGGAAAGTGGCCTTTTCTG GTGCCATCAAGAAGCACCAGAAGAGCCTGTCTGCGTGGTTCAGCCACCAGCCCAATGAGGAGAGGCAGTTTGGCCCTTCCTTCTCTCTGGATGCCGTCCACGTGGACCCAGTGATCCGGGAGAGCTCCCTGGAGGAGATTCTGAAGCCCTCCCCTGGTTTAACCATCCAgaaccagctccagcagccctccAGGAAGGTTATCAGCCTGCACAGCCTGTTTGACGTGGACGCCTGCGGGCGGCAGGTGAAGAACGTGGTGCTCTACGGCACCGTGGGCACGGGCAAGAGCACCCTCATCAAGAAGATGGTGGTGGACTGGTGCCACGGCCGCCTGCCCCGCTTCCAGCTGGTCATCCCCTTCTCCTGCGAGGACCTGTCCCACAGCCATGCCCACGTGTCCCTGCGGCGCCTCGTCACCAAGAAGTACCAGCACCTCCGGGACGTGGTGCCCGTGCTGGAGGCTTCCAACCTCAGCGTGCTCTTCATCCTCAACGGCCTGGAGCGCCTCAACCTGGACTTCCGCCTGGCTGGCACGGAGCTGTGCTGTGACCCCAACGAGCCCGTGCCTCCCTCTGCCATCGTGGTCAACCTGCTGCGGAAATACCTCCTGCCCGAG gccagcATCATCGTCACCACGCGCCCCTCGGCCGTGCGCCGCATCCCCGGCAAGTACGTGGGGCGCTACGCCGAGATCTGCGGCTTCTCCGACACCAACCTGCAGAAGCTCTACTTCCAGATGCGCCTCAGCCAGCCCGGCTGCTCCGGGGAGGAGAGCCAGGAGCGCCGCTCAGCGGAGCAGGAGAACCTGGTGGAGATGCTGTCGAGGAACTTGGAGCGCCACAACCAAATAACGGCTGCCTGCTTCTTGCCGTCCTACTGCTGGCTGGTGTGCACCACCCTGCACTTCCTCTACTTCACCAGGACGGTTCCTCCCAGCCAGACCCTCACTGGTATCTACACCAGCTTCCTGAGGCTCAACTTCAGCGGGGAGGTGCTGGACAGCGGCGACCCCACCCACATCTCCATGATGAAGTACGCGGCCAAGACAGTGGGCAAGCTGGCCTACGAGGGGGTGATGTCCCGCAAGACCTGCTTCTCAGAGGAGGACCTGCGGCAGTGCTTCGAGGTGGAGATGAAGACTGAAAGCGAGCTCAACCTCCTGGAGGTTTTCCGCAGCGACGTGTTCCGTTTCTTCCTGAGCCCGTGCGTGCAGCCGGGCAAGGAGCACACCTTTGTCTTCACCATCCCCGCCATGCAGGAGTACCTGGCAGCCCTGTACGTGGTGCTGGGCGAGAAGAAGACCCTGGTGCAGAGAGTGGGGAAGGAGCTGTCAGAGGTCCTGGGAAAGGTGAGCGAAGATGTTGCCGTGGTTGTGAACATCATCTCCAAGGTGCTGCCGCTGCGCTTCCTCCCCGTGCTCTTCAACCTGCTCAAGATCTTCCCTCGCTACTTCTCCCGGGTGGGCggcaaggacagggacaccatTGCCCACACCATGGCCGAGGAGCTGTTCAAAGAGGAGGATTACTACAACGACGATGTCCTGGACCAGATCAACTCCAGCATCCTGGGCGTGGAGGGCCCCATGCGCCACCCCGACGAGGCCCCGGATGACGAGGTCTTTGAGCTCTTCCCCATTTTCATGGGCGGGATCCTGTCCCGCCGCAACCGCgccatcctggagcagctgggctgctccaTCAAGAACCTGGCAGCCTTCGAGATTGCCAAGGCCATGAAGAAGACGGTGATCAGGAAGGGCCGCCGGGGCCTGCCCCCCTCGGAGCTCATGGACTACCTGTTCTTCCTGCACGAGTTCCAGAACGAGCGCTTCACGGCCGAGGCCATCCTCTCCCTGCGTGCCGTCAACCTCTCGTCCGTCAAGATGACCCCCCTCAAGTGCTCCGTGCTGGCGTCTGTCATGAGCACCACGAGTCACGAGGTGGAGGAGCTGAACCTGACCTCGTGCAACCTGGACAGCGGCAGCTTGAGGACCCTCTTCCCCGTCCTGCTGCGATGCAAGGCTCTCCA TCTGCAGCTCAACAGCCTGGGCTCCGACGCCTGCAAGGAGATCCGTGACCTGCTCCTGCATGACAAGTGTGCGGTGAGCAGCCTGCG GCTGGCCAACAACCCCGTGGGCGAGCAGGGCGCTCGCTACCTGGCCGAGGCGCTGGCCGGCAACCGCTCTGTgacccagctgtccctgctgcacacCTCGCTGGGGGACCCCGGCGCCGAGGCCATCGCCCAACACCTGGCCCAGaaccagcacctgcaggagctcaACCTGGGCTACAACTCCCTGACGGACGCGGCGGCGCTGCGCGTGGTGGAGGTGGCCAAGAGGCACGAGACGCTGGACAAAGTGCA cctctACTTCAACGACATCAGCGAGGATGGCAAGAGGGCCCTTGACTCCCTGCGCATGGACCGGGACGGCGTCAGGGCTCTGGTTTTCCTCACGGCGGGCACCGACGTCTCCGATTACTGGTCCCACATCCTGAACGTGGTGCAGAGGAACCTGCCCTTCTGGGACCGCGAGCGGGTCCGGCAGCACCTCgccctcctcctgcaggaccTGGAGAGCAGCCGCAGCCAGACTGCCAACCCCTGGAGGAAAGCCAAGTTCCTGCGAGTCGAGAGCGAG ACGGCGAGGGCGTGGGGGAGCCCCGCTTCTACCTGCTGA
- the NLRX1 gene encoding NLR family member X1 isoform X5 codes for MSRAMQCQGCLPWGRWARLPWCLAGTRGTRSVSVCAAAVPAGGAGRNFLRRILGTSSISLPRGCVRYQGDSQENSAQPSSSHHAQSQLRKVAFSGAIKKHQKSLSAWFSHQPNEERQFGPSFSLDAVHVDPVIRESSLEEILKPSPGLTIQNQLQQPSRKVISLHSLFDVDACGRQVKNVVLYGTVGTGKSTLIKKMVVDWCHGRLPRFQLVIPFSCEDLSHSHAHVSLRRLVTKKYQHLRDVVPVLEASNLSVLFILNGLERLNLDFRLAGTELCCDPNEPVPPSAIVVNLLRKYLLPEASIIVTTRPSAVRRIPGKYVGRYAEICGFSDTNLQKLYFQMRLSQPGCSGEESQERRSAEQENLVEMLSRNLERHNQITAACFLPSYCWLVCTTLHFLYFTRTVPPSQTLTGIYTSFLRLNFSGEVLDSGDPTHISMMKYAAKTVGKLAYEGVMSRKTCFSEEDLRQCFEVEMKTESELNLLEVFRSDVFRFFLSPCVQPGKEHTFVFTIPAMQEYLAALYVVLGEKKTLVQRVGKELSEVLGKVSEDVAVVVNIISKVLPLRFLPVLFNLLKIFPRYFSRVGGKDRDTIAHTMAEELFKEEDYYNDDVLDQINSSILGVEGPMRHPDEAPDDEVFELFPIFMGGILSRRNRAILEQLGCSIKNLAAFEIAKAMKKTVIRKGRRGLPPSELMDYLFFLHEFQNERFTAEAILSLRAVNLSSVKMTPLKCSVLASVMSTTSHEVEELNLTSCNLDSGSLRTLFPVLLRCKALHLQLNSLGSDACKEIRDLLLHDKCAVSSLRLANNPVGEQGARYLAEALAGNRSVTQLSLLHTSLGDPGAEAIAQHLAQNQHLQELNLGYNSLTDAAALRVVEVAKRHETLDKVHLYFNDISEDGKRALDSLRMDRDGVRALVFLTAGTDVSDYWSHILNVVQRNLPFWDRERVRQHLALLLQDLESSRSQTANPWRKAKFLRVESEKI; via the exons ATGTCCCGGGCcatgcagtgccagggctgcctgccctggggcaggtggGCACGGCTGCCTTGGTGCCTGGCAGGGACAAGGGGGACCCGCAGCGTGTCCGTGTGCGCTGCTGCCGTGCCAG caggtGGTGCCGGCAGGAATTTCCTCAGGAGGATCCTTGGCACAAGCAGCATCTCCTTGCCCAG gggctgtgttCGCTACCAGGGAGACTCCCAGGAgaactctgcccagcccagctcctctcaCCATGCTCAGTCCCAGCTGAGGAAAGTGGCCTTTTCTG GTGCCATCAAGAAGCACCAGAAGAGCCTGTCTGCGTGGTTCAGCCACCAGCCCAATGAGGAGAGGCAGTTTGGCCCTTCCTTCTCTCTGGATGCCGTCCACGTGGACCCAGTGATCCGGGAGAGCTCCCTGGAGGAGATTCTGAAGCCCTCCCCTGGTTTAACCATCCAgaaccagctccagcagccctccAGGAAGGTTATCAGCCTGCACAGCCTGTTTGACGTGGACGCCTGCGGGCGGCAGGTGAAGAACGTGGTGCTCTACGGCACCGTGGGCACGGGCAAGAGCACCCTCATCAAGAAGATGGTGGTGGACTGGTGCCACGGCCGCCTGCCCCGCTTCCAGCTGGTCATCCCCTTCTCCTGCGAGGACCTGTCCCACAGCCATGCCCACGTGTCCCTGCGGCGCCTCGTCACCAAGAAGTACCAGCACCTCCGGGACGTGGTGCCCGTGCTGGAGGCTTCCAACCTCAGCGTGCTCTTCATCCTCAACGGCCTGGAGCGCCTCAACCTGGACTTCCGCCTGGCTGGCACGGAGCTGTGCTGTGACCCCAACGAGCCCGTGCCTCCCTCTGCCATCGTGGTCAACCTGCTGCGGAAATACCTCCTGCCCGAG gccagcATCATCGTCACCACGCGCCCCTCGGCCGTGCGCCGCATCCCCGGCAAGTACGTGGGGCGCTACGCCGAGATCTGCGGCTTCTCCGACACCAACCTGCAGAAGCTCTACTTCCAGATGCGCCTCAGCCAGCCCGGCTGCTCCGGGGAGGAGAGCCAGGAGCGCCGCTCAGCGGAGCAGGAGAACCTGGTGGAGATGCTGTCGAGGAACTTGGAGCGCCACAACCAAATAACGGCTGCCTGCTTCTTGCCGTCCTACTGCTGGCTGGTGTGCACCACCCTGCACTTCCTCTACTTCACCAGGACGGTTCCTCCCAGCCAGACCCTCACTGGTATCTACACCAGCTTCCTGAGGCTCAACTTCAGCGGGGAGGTGCTGGACAGCGGCGACCCCACCCACATCTCCATGATGAAGTACGCGGCCAAGACAGTGGGCAAGCTGGCCTACGAGGGGGTGATGTCCCGCAAGACCTGCTTCTCAGAGGAGGACCTGCGGCAGTGCTTCGAGGTGGAGATGAAGACTGAAAGCGAGCTCAACCTCCTGGAGGTTTTCCGCAGCGACGTGTTCCGTTTCTTCCTGAGCCCGTGCGTGCAGCCGGGCAAGGAGCACACCTTTGTCTTCACCATCCCCGCCATGCAGGAGTACCTGGCAGCCCTGTACGTGGTGCTGGGCGAGAAGAAGACCCTGGTGCAGAGAGTGGGGAAGGAGCTGTCAGAGGTCCTGGGAAAGGTGAGCGAAGATGTTGCCGTGGTTGTGAACATCATCTCCAAGGTGCTGCCGCTGCGCTTCCTCCCCGTGCTCTTCAACCTGCTCAAGATCTTCCCTCGCTACTTCTCCCGGGTGGGCggcaaggacagggacaccatTGCCCACACCATGGCCGAGGAGCTGTTCAAAGAGGAGGATTACTACAACGACGATGTCCTGGACCAGATCAACTCCAGCATCCTGGGCGTGGAGGGCCCCATGCGCCACCCCGACGAGGCCCCGGATGACGAGGTCTTTGAGCTCTTCCCCATTTTCATGGGCGGGATCCTGTCCCGCCGCAACCGCgccatcctggagcagctgggctgctccaTCAAGAACCTGGCAGCCTTCGAGATTGCCAAGGCCATGAAGAAGACGGTGATCAGGAAGGGCCGCCGGGGCCTGCCCCCCTCGGAGCTCATGGACTACCTGTTCTTCCTGCACGAGTTCCAGAACGAGCGCTTCACGGCCGAGGCCATCCTCTCCCTGCGTGCCGTCAACCTCTCGTCCGTCAAGATGACCCCCCTCAAGTGCTCCGTGCTGGCGTCTGTCATGAGCACCACGAGTCACGAGGTGGAGGAGCTGAACCTGACCTCGTGCAACCTGGACAGCGGCAGCTTGAGGACCCTCTTCCCCGTCCTGCTGCGATGCAAGGCTCTCCA TCTGCAGCTCAACAGCCTGGGCTCCGACGCCTGCAAGGAGATCCGTGACCTGCTCCTGCATGACAAGTGTGCGGTGAGCAGCCTGCG GCTGGCCAACAACCCCGTGGGCGAGCAGGGCGCTCGCTACCTGGCCGAGGCGCTGGCCGGCAACCGCTCTGTgacccagctgtccctgctgcacacCTCGCTGGGGGACCCCGGCGCCGAGGCCATCGCCCAACACCTGGCCCAGaaccagcacctgcaggagctcaACCTGGGCTACAACTCCCTGACGGACGCGGCGGCGCTGCGCGTGGTGGAGGTGGCCAAGAGGCACGAGACGCTGGACAAAGTGCA cctctACTTCAACGACATCAGCGAGGATGGCAAGAGGGCCCTTGACTCCCTGCGCATGGACCGGGACGGCGTCAGGGCTCTGGTTTTCCTCACGGCGGGCACCGACGTCTCCGATTACTGGTCCCACATCCTGAACGTGGTGCAGAGGAACCTGCCCTTCTGGGACCGCGAGCGGGTCCGGCAGCACCTCgccctcctcctgcaggaccTGGAGAGCAGCCGCAGCCAGACTGCCAACCCCTGGAGGAAAGCCAAGTTCCTGCGAGTCGAGAGCGAG AAAATTTGA
- the NLRX1 gene encoding NLR family member X1 isoform X4 → MSRAMQCQGCLPWGRWARLPWCLAGTRGTRSVSVCAAAVPAGGAGRNFLRRILGTSSISLPRGCVRYQGDSQENSAQPSSSHHAQSQLRKVAFSGAIKKHQKSLSAWFSHQPNEERQFGPSFSLDAVHVDPVIRESSLEEILKPSPGLTIQNQLQQPSRKVISLHSLFDVDACGRQVKNVVLYGTVGTGKSTLIKKMVVDWCHGRLPRFQLVIPFSCEDLSHSHAHVSLRRLVTKKYQHLRDVVPVLEASNLSVLFILNGLERLNLDFRLAGTELCCDPNEPVPPSAIVVNLLRKYLLPEASIIVTTRPSAVRRIPGKYVGRYAEICGFSDTNLQKLYFQMRLSQPGCSGEESQERRSAEQENLVEMLSRNLERHNQITAACFLPSYCWLVCTTLHFLYFTRTVPPSQTLTGIYTSFLRLNFSGEVLDSGDPTHISMMKYAAKTVGKLAYEGVMSRKTCFSEEDLRQCFEVEMKTESELNLLEVFRSDVFRFFLSPCVQPGKEHTFVFTIPAMQEYLAALYVVLGEKKTLVQRVGKELSEVLGKVSEDVAVVVNIISKVLPLRFLPVLFNLLKIFPRYFSRVGGKDRDTIAHTMAEELFKEEDYYNDDVLDQINSSILGVEGPMRHPDEAPDDEVFELFPIFMGGILSRRNRAILEQLGCSIKNLAAFEIAKAMKKTVIRKGRRGLPPSELMDYLFFLHEFQNERFTAEAILSLRAVNLSSVKMTPLKCSVLASVMSTTSHEVEELNLTSCNLDSGSLRTLFPVLLRCKALHLQLNSLGSDACKEIRDLLLHDKCAVSSLRLANNPVGEQGARYLAEALAGNRSVTQLSLLHTSLGDPGAEAIAQHLAQNQHLQELNLGYNSLTDAAALRVVEVAKRHETLDKVHLYFNDISEDGKRALDSLRMDRDGVRALVFLTAGTDVSDYWSHILNVVQRNLPFWDRERVRQHLALLLQDLESSRSQTANPWRKAKFLRVESEGSRETRCPS, encoded by the exons ATGTCCCGGGCcatgcagtgccagggctgcctgccctggggcaggtggGCACGGCTGCCTTGGTGCCTGGCAGGGACAAGGGGGACCCGCAGCGTGTCCGTGTGCGCTGCTGCCGTGCCAG caggtGGTGCCGGCAGGAATTTCCTCAGGAGGATCCTTGGCACAAGCAGCATCTCCTTGCCCAG gggctgtgttCGCTACCAGGGAGACTCCCAGGAgaactctgcccagcccagctcctctcaCCATGCTCAGTCCCAGCTGAGGAAAGTGGCCTTTTCTG GTGCCATCAAGAAGCACCAGAAGAGCCTGTCTGCGTGGTTCAGCCACCAGCCCAATGAGGAGAGGCAGTTTGGCCCTTCCTTCTCTCTGGATGCCGTCCACGTGGACCCAGTGATCCGGGAGAGCTCCCTGGAGGAGATTCTGAAGCCCTCCCCTGGTTTAACCATCCAgaaccagctccagcagccctccAGGAAGGTTATCAGCCTGCACAGCCTGTTTGACGTGGACGCCTGCGGGCGGCAGGTGAAGAACGTGGTGCTCTACGGCACCGTGGGCACGGGCAAGAGCACCCTCATCAAGAAGATGGTGGTGGACTGGTGCCACGGCCGCCTGCCCCGCTTCCAGCTGGTCATCCCCTTCTCCTGCGAGGACCTGTCCCACAGCCATGCCCACGTGTCCCTGCGGCGCCTCGTCACCAAGAAGTACCAGCACCTCCGGGACGTGGTGCCCGTGCTGGAGGCTTCCAACCTCAGCGTGCTCTTCATCCTCAACGGCCTGGAGCGCCTCAACCTGGACTTCCGCCTGGCTGGCACGGAGCTGTGCTGTGACCCCAACGAGCCCGTGCCTCCCTCTGCCATCGTGGTCAACCTGCTGCGGAAATACCTCCTGCCCGAG gccagcATCATCGTCACCACGCGCCCCTCGGCCGTGCGCCGCATCCCCGGCAAGTACGTGGGGCGCTACGCCGAGATCTGCGGCTTCTCCGACACCAACCTGCAGAAGCTCTACTTCCAGATGCGCCTCAGCCAGCCCGGCTGCTCCGGGGAGGAGAGCCAGGAGCGCCGCTCAGCGGAGCAGGAGAACCTGGTGGAGATGCTGTCGAGGAACTTGGAGCGCCACAACCAAATAACGGCTGCCTGCTTCTTGCCGTCCTACTGCTGGCTGGTGTGCACCACCCTGCACTTCCTCTACTTCACCAGGACGGTTCCTCCCAGCCAGACCCTCACTGGTATCTACACCAGCTTCCTGAGGCTCAACTTCAGCGGGGAGGTGCTGGACAGCGGCGACCCCACCCACATCTCCATGATGAAGTACGCGGCCAAGACAGTGGGCAAGCTGGCCTACGAGGGGGTGATGTCCCGCAAGACCTGCTTCTCAGAGGAGGACCTGCGGCAGTGCTTCGAGGTGGAGATGAAGACTGAAAGCGAGCTCAACCTCCTGGAGGTTTTCCGCAGCGACGTGTTCCGTTTCTTCCTGAGCCCGTGCGTGCAGCCGGGCAAGGAGCACACCTTTGTCTTCACCATCCCCGCCATGCAGGAGTACCTGGCAGCCCTGTACGTGGTGCTGGGCGAGAAGAAGACCCTGGTGCAGAGAGTGGGGAAGGAGCTGTCAGAGGTCCTGGGAAAGGTGAGCGAAGATGTTGCCGTGGTTGTGAACATCATCTCCAAGGTGCTGCCGCTGCGCTTCCTCCCCGTGCTCTTCAACCTGCTCAAGATCTTCCCTCGCTACTTCTCCCGGGTGGGCggcaaggacagggacaccatTGCCCACACCATGGCCGAGGAGCTGTTCAAAGAGGAGGATTACTACAACGACGATGTCCTGGACCAGATCAACTCCAGCATCCTGGGCGTGGAGGGCCCCATGCGCCACCCCGACGAGGCCCCGGATGACGAGGTCTTTGAGCTCTTCCCCATTTTCATGGGCGGGATCCTGTCCCGCCGCAACCGCgccatcctggagcagctgggctgctccaTCAAGAACCTGGCAGCCTTCGAGATTGCCAAGGCCATGAAGAAGACGGTGATCAGGAAGGGCCGCCGGGGCCTGCCCCCCTCGGAGCTCATGGACTACCTGTTCTTCCTGCACGAGTTCCAGAACGAGCGCTTCACGGCCGAGGCCATCCTCTCCCTGCGTGCCGTCAACCTCTCGTCCGTCAAGATGACCCCCCTCAAGTGCTCCGTGCTGGCGTCTGTCATGAGCACCACGAGTCACGAGGTGGAGGAGCTGAACCTGACCTCGTGCAACCTGGACAGCGGCAGCTTGAGGACCCTCTTCCCCGTCCTGCTGCGATGCAAGGCTCTCCA TCTGCAGCTCAACAGCCTGGGCTCCGACGCCTGCAAGGAGATCCGTGACCTGCTCCTGCATGACAAGTGTGCGGTGAGCAGCCTGCG GCTGGCCAACAACCCCGTGGGCGAGCAGGGCGCTCGCTACCTGGCCGAGGCGCTGGCCGGCAACCGCTCTGTgacccagctgtccctgctgcacacCTCGCTGGGGGACCCCGGCGCCGAGGCCATCGCCCAACACCTGGCCCAGaaccagcacctgcaggagctcaACCTGGGCTACAACTCCCTGACGGACGCGGCGGCGCTGCGCGTGGTGGAGGTGGCCAAGAGGCACGAGACGCTGGACAAAGTGCA cctctACTTCAACGACATCAGCGAGGATGGCAAGAGGGCCCTTGACTCCCTGCGCATGGACCGGGACGGCGTCAGGGCTCTGGTTTTCCTCACGGCGGGCACCGACGTCTCCGATTACTGGTCCCACATCCTGAACGTGGTGCAGAGGAACCTGCCCTTCTGGGACCGCGAGCGGGTCCGGCAGCACCTCgccctcctcctgcaggaccTGGAGAGCAGCCGCAGCCAGACTGCCAACCCCTGGAGGAAAGCCAAGTTCCTGCGAGTCGAGAGCGAG GGCTCGAGGGAGACAAGATGTCCATCAT AA